A genomic window from Phocoena sinus isolate mPhoSin1 chromosome 20, mPhoSin1.pri, whole genome shotgun sequence includes:
- the CHMP6 gene encoding charged multivesicular body protein 6 isoform X2 → MTAQLKQQRDKLKQYQKRITQQLEREREIARQLLRDGRKERAKLLLKKKRYREQLLDKTENQITSLETMVQSIEFTQIEMKVIEGLQFGNECLNKMHQVMSIEEVERILDETQEAVEYQRQIDELLAGSFTQEDEDAILEELDAITQEQIELPEVPSEPLPEKIPEKVPVKARPRQAEVVAAS, encoded by the exons CAACTGAAGCAGCAGCGGGATAAGCTGAAGCAGTACCAGAAGAGGATCACCCAGCAGCTGGAGCGGGAGCGGGAGATTGCCCGGCAGCTCCTGCGTGACGGCAGGAAGga ACGGGCCAAGCTGCTGCTCAAGAAGAAGCGATACCGGGAGCAGCTCCTGGACAAGACAGAAAACCAGATCACCAGCCTGGAGACCATG GTCCAGAGTATTGAGTTCACCCAGATTGAAATGAAGGTGATCGAGGGGCTGCAGTTTGGAAATGAGTGTCTGAATAAGATGCACCAG GTGATGTCCATAGAAGAGGTGGAGCGGATACTGGACGAGACGCAGGAGGCTGTGGAGTACCAGCGG CAAATAGATGAGCTGTTGGCAGGAAGCTTCACTCAGGAGGACGAAGATGCCATCCTGGAGGAGCTGGACGCAATCACTCAG GAACAGATAGAGCTGCCAGAGGTTCCTTCAGAGCCCCTTCCTGAAAAGATCCCAG AGAAAGTCCCCGTCAAGGCCAGGCCCCGACAGGCGGAAGTGGTGGCAGCCTCGTAA